Proteins found in one Aethina tumida isolate Nest 87 chromosome 1, icAetTumi1.1, whole genome shotgun sequence genomic segment:
- the LOC109597472 gene encoding fanconi-associated nuclease 1 homolog — MIDKLVKFSNTQTTICSPNLTSILFNKIKEKMSYCMKIHPRLSKAFKQFYVLATFSNPELDDIKDFMTYVLYEKEVFPNYIIESCPVFKDRSQFLMYLKARNNKTDIEKANKLKNIERLVKLADSAFNELNLLVGGENSSNLSPEPNPHTKQFSAFHVYVETLTWCANKICTSDYYQEAEKWLKFLIEKVDSETECGDWCTQLAWIYLTKEPNNIQKVINVLKLLQERKQWLSELQLYTISHFIQNKAIRSSDRDMLIRMSPLKMISFPSITIYIDKKNDMSVDDVVKLHYIQEEGYEDGMHCEGGIIRVTFMLFFWEHIYECYVPGTFISNYQTYSTVESFI, encoded by the exons ATGATTGACAAActtgtaaaattttcaaacacTCAAACCACAATATGCAGCCCAAACCTAACATCTATattgttcaataaaatcaAGGAAAAAATGAGTTATTGCATGAAAATCCATCCTAGGCTTTCAAAGgcttttaaacagttttatgtTTTGGCCACGTTCAGTAACCCGGAATTGGACGAcattaaagattttatgaCATACGTTTTGTATGAAAAGGAGGTATTTCCTAATTACATTATAGAATCTTGTCCAGTGTTTAAGGATAGGAGCCAATTTCTCATGTATCTGAAGGCAAGGAATAATAAGACGGATATTGAAAAGgcaaacaaattgaaaaacattGAACGTCTAGTCAAATTAGCCGATTCCGCATTTAACGAGCTGAATTTGCTGGTTGGAGGGGA aaacTCATCAAATTTGAGTCCTGAACCTAATCCACATACGAAACAGTTCAGTGCCTTTCACGTTTACGTGGAAACGTTGACGTGGTGTGCGAACAAAATTTGTACCAGTGATTATTATCAGGAAGCGGAAAAGTGGCTCAAATTTCTAATCGAGAAGGTCGATTCGGAAACGGAATGCGGAGACTGGTGCACGCAACTAGCCTGGATATATCTCACCAAAGAGCCCAACAACATACAAAAA GTCATCAATGTGTTGAAACTGTTACAGGAAAGGAAACAATGGTTATCTGAACTGCAGCTGTATACCATCTCgcattttatacagaataaaGCCATCAGAAGCTCGGATCGCGATATGTTGATACGTATGTCGCCACTGAAAATGATATCGTTTCCCAGCATTACTATATACATAGATAA AAAGAATGATATGAGTGTGGACGATGTCGTCAAGTTACATTATATACAAGAAGAGGGTTACGAAGATGGAATGCATTGCGAGGGTGGCATCATCCGAGTCAcctttatgttatttttctgGGAGCATATTTACGAGTGTTACGTGCCCGGCACCTTCATCTCGAACTATCAGACGTACAGTACAGTAGAAAGCTTTATCTGA